One Methylobacterium sp. AMS5 genomic region harbors:
- a CDS encoding 8-oxoguanine deaminase, which translates to MVADGTVARRLWIRDPLAILADGAGAGLVVEGSRIAERVPAGGQPSAPVDETFDASRHVVIPGLVNTHHHFFQTLTRAHPIAINKPLFPWLQALYGIWGRLTPEAFRLATRLAYTELLLSGCTTAGDHHYLFPRGLEAAVDIQVEEARRLGIRAVVTRGSMSLSEKDGGLPPETLVQDDDTILADSERVLRLFHDPAPGAMVRIGLAPCSPFAVTKRLMRESAALAERYDCPLHTHLGETRDENAFCLEVFGQRPVDYLEEVGWMTRRAWLAHGIHFEDDEVRRLGAAGVGVCHCPTSNMVLASGHCRTCELEAAGSPVGLGVDGSASNDSSNLMEGVRHALMINRLTYGAEAVTHLDALRWATEGSAACLGRSDIGRIEPGREADLALFTLDELRFSGAHDPLAALVLCGAHRADRVMVAGRWRVIDGQPLGIETGRLREEHSRLARHLFGDTQLAR; encoded by the coding sequence ATGGTAGCGGATGGCACGGTCGCGCGGCGGCTCTGGATACGCGATCCCCTCGCGATCCTGGCGGACGGAGCCGGCGCCGGCCTCGTCGTCGAGGGCAGCCGCATCGCCGAACGGGTGCCGGCTGGCGGGCAGCCCTCCGCGCCGGTGGACGAGACGTTCGACGCCTCGCGCCACGTCGTCATCCCCGGCCTCGTCAACACGCATCACCACTTCTTCCAGACGCTCACCCGCGCGCACCCGATCGCGATCAACAAGCCGCTCTTTCCCTGGCTTCAGGCGCTCTACGGGATCTGGGGGCGGCTGACGCCGGAGGCGTTCCGGCTCGCGACGCGGCTCGCCTACACCGAGCTGCTCCTGTCGGGCTGCACCACGGCCGGCGACCACCACTACCTGTTCCCGCGAGGGCTTGAGGCGGCCGTCGACATCCAGGTCGAGGAGGCGCGCCGCTTGGGCATCCGCGCCGTCGTCACCCGCGGCTCGATGAGCCTGTCGGAAAAGGACGGCGGCCTGCCGCCCGAGACGCTGGTGCAGGACGACGACACCATCCTCGCCGATAGCGAACGGGTACTGCGCCTGTTCCACGATCCCGCGCCCGGCGCGATGGTACGGATCGGGCTCGCTCCCTGCTCGCCCTTCGCCGTCACCAAGCGGCTCATGCGCGAGAGCGCGGCCCTGGCCGAGCGCTACGATTGCCCGCTTCACACCCATCTCGGCGAGACCCGTGATGAGAACGCCTTTTGCCTGGAGGTGTTCGGGCAGCGCCCGGTCGATTACCTGGAGGAGGTCGGCTGGATGACCCGGCGGGCCTGGCTCGCCCACGGCATCCATTTCGAGGACGACGAGGTGCGTCGCCTCGGCGCGGCGGGCGTCGGCGTCTGCCATTGCCCGACCTCGAACATGGTGCTCGCCTCGGGCCATTGCCGAACCTGCGAGCTGGAGGCGGCGGGTTCCCCGGTCGGCCTCGGTGTCGATGGCTCGGCCTCGAACGACAGCTCGAACCTGATGGAGGGCGTGCGCCACGCCCTGATGATCAACCGCCTGACCTACGGCGCCGAGGCGGTGACCCATCTCGACGCCCTGCGCTGGGCGACGGAGGGCTCCGCCGCCTGCCTCGGTCGCAGTGACATCGGCCGGATCGAGCCCGGCCGCGAGGCGGATCTGGCCTTGTTCACCCTGGACGAGTTGCGCTTCTCCGGCGCCCACGATCCGCTCGCGGCTTTGGTGCTCTGCGGCGCCCACCGGGCGGACCGGGTGATGGTGGCCGGGCGCTGGCGGGTGATCGACGGGCAGCCCCTCGGTATCGAGACCGGGCGCCTGCGCGAGGAGCATTCGCGGCTCGCCCGGCACCTGTTCGGCGACACTCAGCTGGCGCGATAG
- a CDS encoding urease accessory protein UreD, whose translation MVPATLRTGAPVADEARTRSAGGRPIPAAEPLRPALSRQRSQGAVHLRVAPAGTAADAPTRIVDLAESGPLRLRFPRQGAERMLEGVLVNTGGGIACGDVFAVSVTVEPGGACLLTTTAAEKIYRSDGPCAEIVNRVSVGAGGRLDWLPQETILFDRARLVRRFEADLAPDASLLAAEIAVLGRAARGESLEEALFEDRWRIRRDGRLVYADSLRLDGAVTALMDRRAIGGGARALATILDLSPRAEGRLDEARTLLDALPAHVEAGASAWNGHLAVRMLAPTVAPLRDGAARFLAAWRGQPMPRVWQT comes from the coding sequence GTGGTGCCCGCCACCTTGCGGACCGGGGCTCCGGTGGCCGATGAAGCCCGCACCCGTTCCGCCGGAGGCCGTCCGATCCCTGCCGCCGAACCGCTCCGTCCCGCCTTGTCTCGCCAGCGCTCGCAGGGCGCGGTGCATCTGCGCGTCGCCCCGGCCGGAACGGCCGCGGACGCGCCGACGCGGATCGTCGATCTCGCCGAGAGCGGCCCTTTGCGCCTGCGCTTTCCCCGCCAGGGGGCCGAGCGGATGCTGGAGGGCGTGCTGGTCAATACCGGCGGCGGCATCGCCTGCGGCGATGTGTTCGCGGTCTCGGTGACGGTCGAGCCGGGTGGGGCCTGCCTGCTGACCACCACGGCGGCGGAGAAGATCTACCGCTCGGACGGGCCCTGCGCGGAGATCGTCAACCGGGTGAGCGTCGGCGCGGGCGGGCGGCTCGATTGGCTGCCGCAGGAGACGATCCTGTTCGACCGCGCCCGGCTGGTGCGCCGCTTCGAGGCGGATCTTGCCCCCGATGCGTCGCTGCTTGCCGCCGAAATCGCGGTGCTCGGCCGTGCCGCCCGCGGCGAGAGTCTGGAGGAGGCCCTGTTCGAGGATCGCTGGCGCATCCGCCGCGACGGCCGCCTCGTCTACGCCGATAGCCTGCGCCTCGACGGGGCGGTCACGGCCCTGATGGACCGCCGGGCGATTGGCGGCGGGGCCCGCGCGCTGGCGACGATCCTCGACCTTTCACCGCGCGCGGAGGGCCGGCTCGACGAGGCCCGCACCCTCCTCGACGCTCTGCCGGCGCATGTCGAGGCCGGGGCGAGCGCCTGGAACGGCCATCTCGCCGTGCGGATGCTGGCCCCCACCGTCGCTCCCTTGCGCGACGGCGCCGCCCGCTTCCTCGCCGCATGGCGCGGGCAGCCGATGCCGCGCGTGTGGCAGACGTAA
- a CDS encoding DUF1003 domain-containing protein: MSLTDELHERARGMIALDPEAHSVPTKKRSVCAISGVEMSRRNLVPIASLRPALAGHIRADYPGLADDALISAKELATYRTRYVAELLAEEHGEYSDLDRQVAESIAAQDTIAENVEEDYDEHRSFGERVSDGLASFGGSWAFLISFALVLVAWMAVNVTMGEMRAFDPYPFILLNLVLSCIAAIQAPIIMMSQSRQDKKDRLRSNNDYRVNLKAELEIRHLHEKMDHLVTKQWQRLAEIQQIQLETLQEMRTRLTRKPVVKIKKVVRKKRAKPAGADAAPPAGGSAPSSGPPSSGPAG, encoded by the coding sequence GTGAGCCTGACCGACGAGCTGCACGAGCGCGCGCGGGGGATGATCGCCCTCGATCCGGAAGCCCATTCGGTTCCGACGAAGAAGCGGAGCGTCTGTGCCATCTCCGGCGTCGAGATGTCCCGCCGCAATCTCGTTCCGATCGCGAGCCTGCGCCCGGCCCTGGCCGGACATATCCGGGCCGACTATCCCGGTTTGGCCGACGACGCGCTCATCAGCGCCAAGGAACTCGCCACCTACCGGACGCGCTACGTCGCCGAACTGCTGGCCGAGGAGCACGGCGAGTATTCCGATCTCGACCGGCAGGTGGCCGAGAGCATCGCCGCCCAGGACACGATCGCCGAGAATGTCGAGGAAGATTACGACGAGCACCGCAGCTTCGGCGAACGCGTCTCCGACGGTCTCGCCAGCTTCGGCGGATCCTGGGCCTTCCTCATCAGCTTCGCGCTGGTGCTGGTGGCGTGGATGGCGGTGAACGTCACCATGGGCGAGATGCGGGCGTTCGACCCCTACCCGTTCATCCTGCTCAACCTCGTCCTGTCCTGCATCGCGGCGATCCAGGCGCCGATCATCATGATGAGCCAGAGCCGGCAGGACAAGAAGGATCGGCTGCGCTCGAACAACGATTACCGCGTCAACCTGAAGGCGGAGTTGGAAATCCGGCACCTGCACGAGAAGATGGATCACCTCGTCACCAAGCAGTGGCAGCGACTGGCGGAGATCCAGCAGATCCAACTCGAAACGCTGCAGGAGATGCGCACCCGCCTGACACGCAAGCCCGTCGTGAAGATCAAGAAGGTCGTGCGCAAGAAGCGCGCGAAGCCGGCGGGGGCCGATGCGGCCCCGCCCGCGGGCGGGAGCGCGCCGTCATCCGGGCCGCCTTCCTCCGGGCCGGCGGGCTGA
- a CDS encoding flavin reductase, giving the protein MISSDPEAVSASAYREAMAQIASAVHLVTTDGPGGRAGLTATSVCSVSDSPPTLLVCLNRGSSAYPAFLRNGVLCINTLTVAHEDLATDFAGRVPQAERFAGPAWGRLQTGAPVLAGALVAFDCRIVDRHEVGTHDVLICAVEALAEISGAESLLYAGRHYRVLPRQDSKGD; this is encoded by the coding sequence ATGATCTCATCCGACCCCGAGGCCGTGTCCGCCTCGGCTTACCGCGAAGCGATGGCTCAGATCGCGAGTGCGGTGCATCTCGTGACCACGGACGGGCCCGGCGGCCGTGCGGGCCTCACGGCGACGTCGGTGTGCAGCGTCAGCGACAGCCCGCCGACGCTGTTGGTCTGCCTCAACCGCGGCTCATCCGCCTATCCGGCCTTCCTGCGCAACGGCGTGCTCTGCATCAATACGCTCACGGTGGCGCATGAAGACCTCGCCACCGATTTCGCCGGCCGCGTGCCGCAGGCCGAGCGCTTCGCGGGACCGGCCTGGGGCCGGTTGCAGACCGGCGCTCCGGTGCTCGCGGGTGCCCTCGTCGCCTTCGATTGCCGGATCGTCGATCGCCACGAGGTGGGCACGCATGACGTGCTGATCTGCGCCGTCGAGGCACTCGCCGAGATCAGCGGCGCCGAGAGCCTGCTCTATGCCGGGCGGCACTATCGCGTCCTGCCGCGCCAGGATTCCAAGGGCGACTGA
- a CDS encoding hydroxyisourate hydrolase, translating into MGVPIPPLIGGRPVPIATDELRFHINEHFRRAGLTLTEPAFLDGVPIHFGVAEPEGPYRAPLVASPWRNQTYRAS; encoded by the coding sequence ATGGGCGTACCGATCCCCCCGCTGATCGGCGGTCGTCCGGTGCCGATCGCCACCGACGAACTTCGCTTCCACATCAACGAGCATTTCCGCCGCGCCGGGCTCACCCTGACCGAGCCCGCCTTCCTCGACGGGGTGCCGATCCACTTCGGCGTGGCCGAGCCGGAGGGGCCGTATCGCGCCCCCCTCGTCGCCAGCCCCTGGAGAAACCAGACCTATCGCGCCAGCTGA
- a CDS encoding urease subunit gamma, with product MLLTPREKDKLLVAMAAQVARNRLARGVKLNHPEAIALITDFVVEGARDGRSVAELMQAGARVLDASQVMEGVPEMIHDIQVEATFPDGTKLVTVHHPIRGAPSAEVPGTVTTLPGEIVFNAGAPRTVIEVANTGDRPIQVGSHYHFFEANPGLVFDRDKARGQRLDIAPGTAVRFEPGSTREVALVPLSGDRKVYGFRGDVMGPL from the coding sequence TTGCTCCTCACGCCCCGCGAGAAAGACAAGCTCCTCGTCGCCATGGCCGCGCAGGTCGCCCGCAACCGGTTGGCGCGGGGGGTGAAGCTCAACCATCCGGAGGCGATCGCCCTCATCACCGACTTCGTGGTCGAGGGCGCCCGCGACGGGCGCTCCGTTGCCGAGTTGATGCAGGCCGGCGCCCGCGTTCTCGATGCCTCCCAGGTGATGGAGGGGGTGCCCGAGATGATCCACGACATCCAGGTCGAGGCGACCTTCCCCGATGGCACCAAGCTCGTCACGGTCCACCACCCGATCCGCGGCGCACCCTCGGCGGAGGTCCCGGGCACGGTGACGACGCTTCCCGGCGAGATCGTCTTCAATGCCGGCGCGCCGCGCACGGTGATCGAGGTCGCCAATACCGGGGACCGCCCGATCCAGGTCGGCTCGCACTACCACTTCTTCGAGGCGAATCCCGGCCTCGTCTTCGACCGCGACAAGGCCCGCGGCCAGCGCCTCGACATCGCGCCCGGCACGGCGGTGCGCTTCGAGCCGGGCTCGACCCGCGAGGTGGCACTGGTACCGCTCTCGGGCGACCGCAAGGTCTACGGCTTTCGCGGCGACGTGATGGGGCCGCTATGA
- a CDS encoding NAD-dependent epimerase/dehydratase family protein: MHALVTGSAGFIGHALSRRLLAAGLGVTGFDGLSPYYDVGLKRARHADLARFPGFEAVEARLETPGALLDVMARVKPDLVFHLAAQAGVRYSLIDPGAYVEANLVGFANLLEAVRAHPVKHLLVASTSSAYGGNASVPFRETDRAVSPLTLYAASKLANEAMAHSYAHLFRVPTTAFRFFTVYGPWGRPDMALFLFTRKILAGEPIEVFGEGAAERDFTFIDDLIDAIVALSERLPPMPAEGGPVSAADTLSTVAPYRLVNIGGGRPVRLDAMIGALEAALGRKAERVLKPLPPGDVIRTHASPDLLRDLVGRLPETPLETGIPAFVRWYLDYYGDQ; this comes from the coding sequence ATGCATGCTCTCGTCACGGGCTCGGCCGGCTTCATCGGCCACGCGCTGAGCCGCCGTCTGCTGGCGGCGGGCTTGGGCGTGACGGGCTTCGACGGCCTCTCACCCTACTACGATGTCGGGCTGAAGCGAGCCCGGCACGCGGATCTCGCCCGATTTCCCGGCTTCGAGGCGGTGGAGGCGCGGCTCGAGACGCCCGGCGCGCTCCTCGACGTGATGGCGCGGGTCAAGCCGGACCTCGTCTTCCATCTCGCGGCGCAGGCGGGGGTTCGCTACAGCCTCATCGACCCCGGCGCCTATGTCGAAGCCAACCTCGTCGGCTTCGCAAACCTGCTGGAGGCGGTGCGCGCCCATCCCGTCAAGCACCTGCTCGTCGCCTCGACCAGTTCGGCCTATGGCGGCAATGCGAGCGTCCCGTTCCGCGAGACCGACCGTGCGGTCTCGCCGCTCACCCTCTACGCCGCCTCGAAGCTCGCCAACGAGGCGATGGCGCATTCCTACGCTCACCTGTTCCGCGTGCCGACGACCGCATTCCGCTTCTTCACGGTCTACGGACCTTGGGGGCGGCCGGACATGGCCCTGTTCCTGTTCACCCGGAAGATCCTGGCGGGCGAACCGATCGAGGTGTTCGGCGAGGGGGCGGCGGAACGGGATTTCACCTTCATCGACGATCTCATCGATGCGATCGTCGCGCTGTCGGAGCGCCTGCCGCCGATGCCTGCCGAGGGCGGCCCGGTCTCGGCGGCCGACACCCTGAGCACGGTCGCGCCCTATCGTCTGGTCAATATCGGCGGCGGCCGCCCGGTCCGGCTCGATGCCATGATCGGCGCCCTGGAGGCGGCCCTGGGGCGCAAGGCCGAGCGCGTGCTGAAGCCGCTCCCGCCCGGCGACGTGATCCGGACCCATGCGAGCCCCGACCTGCTGCGCGACCTCGTCGGCCGCTTGCCCGAGACGCCGCTGGAGACCGGCATCCCCGCCTTCGTGAGGTGGTATCTCGACTATTACGGGGACCAATAG
- a CDS encoding UDP-glucose/GDP-mannose dehydrogenase family protein: protein MRIAMIGSGYVGLVSGACLADFGHEVVCIDKDPGKIAALNEGRMPIYEPGLDTLVAENVRAKRLTFSTDLKPAVAQAQAVFIAVGTPSRRGDGFADLSYVYAAAREIAEALTGYTVVVTKSTVPVGTGDEVERILREARPDIDVGVASNPEFLREGAAIGDFKRPDRIVIGAEDARAVAVMQEVYRPLYLNAAPILLTGRRTAELTKYAANAFLATKITFINEIADLCEQVGANVQEVARGIGLDNRIGAKFLHAGPGYGGSCFPKDTLALVKTAQDYGTPVRIVETVVAVNDQRKRAMARKVIAACGGSVRGKRVALLGLTFKPNTDDMRDAPSLSIIAGLQDAGAQIVAYDPEGMEQARPLLQGVAYAEDAYACAEGADALVIVTEWNAFRALDLARLKGLMRAPVLVDLRNVYAPEEARRQGLRHVGVGALARLD, encoded by the coding sequence ATGCGCATCGCGATGATTGGCTCGGGCTATGTCGGCCTCGTGTCGGGCGCCTGCCTGGCCGATTTCGGCCACGAGGTCGTCTGCATCGACAAGGATCCCGGCAAGATCGCCGCCCTCAACGAGGGCCGCATGCCGATCTACGAGCCTGGTCTCGACACCCTCGTCGCCGAGAACGTGCGGGCCAAACGCCTCACCTTCTCCACCGACCTCAAGCCCGCCGTTGCCCAGGCGCAAGCGGTGTTCATCGCGGTGGGCACCCCGTCCCGCCGCGGCGACGGCTTTGCCGACCTCTCCTACGTCTATGCCGCGGCCCGCGAGATCGCCGAGGCGCTGACCGGCTACACCGTGGTCGTCACCAAATCGACCGTGCCCGTCGGCACCGGCGACGAGGTCGAGCGCATCCTCCGCGAGGCCCGCCCCGACATCGATGTCGGCGTCGCCTCCAACCCCGAATTCCTGCGCGAGGGTGCGGCCATCGGCGACTTCAAGCGGCCCGACCGCATCGTCATCGGCGCCGAGGACGCCCGCGCAGTCGCCGTGATGCAGGAGGTCTACCGCCCGCTCTACCTCAACGCCGCGCCGATCCTGCTCACCGGACGGCGCACGGCCGAGCTGACCAAATATGCCGCCAACGCGTTCCTGGCCACCAAGATCACCTTCATCAACGAGATCGCGGATCTGTGCGAGCAGGTCGGGGCCAACGTGCAGGAGGTCGCCCGCGGCATCGGCCTCGACAACCGCATCGGCGCGAAGTTCCTGCATGCGGGACCGGGCTACGGCGGCTCGTGCTTCCCCAAGGACACGCTGGCGCTGGTGAAGACGGCGCAGGATTACGGCACGCCGGTGCGGATCGTCGAGACGGTGGTGGCGGTCAACGACCAGAGGAAGCGCGCGATGGCGCGCAAGGTGATCGCGGCCTGCGGCGGGTCCGTGCGGGGCAAGCGGGTGGCGCTCCTGGGCCTGACGTTCAAGCCGAACACCGACGACATGCGCGACGCGCCCTCGCTGTCGATCATCGCCGGCTTGCAGGATGCGGGCGCGCAGATCGTGGCCTACGATCCGGAGGGGATGGAGCAGGCGCGGCCGCTGCTTCAGGGCGTCGCTTACGCCGAGGACGCCTATGCCTGCGCCGAAGGCGCGGACGCGCTGGTGATCGTGACGGAGTGGAATGCGTTCCGGGCGCTCGATCTCGCCCGGCTGAAGGGGCTCATGCGCGCCCCCGTCCTCGTCGATCTGCGCAACGTCTACGCGCCGGAAGAGGCTCGCCGCCAAGGACTGCGCCATGTCGGCGTCGGTGCCCTGGCCCGCCTCGACTGA
- a CDS encoding RNA ligase, with product MKFPTIEHLANVTPYVSFDQGFVVSRRPDHTVIDYVYTVPETFSSAMALECRGLKFDRDGRIIGRPFHKFFNLGERQRTEDIDWSIPHHVLDKLDGSMVHPVLLDGATVFMTRMGASMQAAAAQRHAGTGVLELARHLLDGGITPIFEFTSPDNRIVIAYDQPALTLLAAREMISGAYLPLADLVGLGERFDVPVVRAKGAIADAKGFVAGARREAGIEGYVLAFEDGHRLKLKTDGYVLRHRALSDVRLEKNVLGWVAAGAVDDVVPILPETVAARLLAYQAVVEGRASAHAADILAFAAEHRGVPRKDFAVLAFRRFDKRLTHAAFAAFDGRDPRAVIGAMLVHASGSEGRVEAVRDLFGMTWIAEDLDLPAIEA from the coding sequence GTGAAATTCCCGACTATCGAACATCTCGCAAACGTTACCCCATACGTGTCCTTCGATCAGGGTTTCGTCGTCTCCCGGCGCCCCGACCACACCGTAATCGATTATGTCTACACAGTCCCCGAGACGTTCAGCTCCGCCATGGCACTTGAATGCCGCGGTCTGAAATTCGACCGCGACGGACGAATCATCGGTCGGCCGTTTCATAAATTCTTCAATCTTGGAGAGCGCCAGCGCACCGAGGACATCGACTGGTCCATCCCTCATCACGTGCTCGACAAGCTCGACGGTTCGATGGTGCACCCGGTCCTGCTCGACGGGGCGACGGTGTTCATGACCCGGATGGGCGCCTCGATGCAGGCTGCGGCCGCGCAACGGCATGCCGGAACGGGCGTCCTCGAACTCGCACGCCACCTGCTCGACGGTGGCATCACGCCGATCTTCGAGTTCACCTCACCGGACAACCGGATCGTCATCGCCTATGATCAGCCGGCCCTGACGCTTCTCGCGGCACGCGAGATGATCTCGGGCGCTTATCTGCCGTTGGCCGATCTGGTCGGTTTAGGCGAACGCTTCGACGTTCCAGTTGTGCGAGCCAAAGGCGCGATCGCCGACGCGAAGGGCTTCGTTGCCGGCGCTCGCCGGGAAGCCGGCATCGAGGGCTACGTGCTGGCCTTCGAGGACGGCCATCGCCTCAAGCTCAAGACCGACGGCTACGTGTTGCGCCATCGCGCTCTTTCAGACGTACGCCTGGAGAAGAACGTACTCGGCTGGGTCGCGGCCGGTGCGGTCGACGACGTGGTGCCGATCTTGCCGGAGACGGTCGCCGCGCGCCTCCTGGCCTATCAGGCAGTCGTCGAAGGCCGGGCCTCAGCCCACGCGGCCGACATCCTCGCCTTCGCGGCCGAGCATCGGGGCGTGCCGCGCAAGGATTTTGCGGTCCTCGCATTCCGTCGTTTCGACAAGCGGCTGACACATGCCGCTTTCGCGGCGTTCGACGGGCGCGATCCTCGGGCCGTGATCGGAGCGATGCTGGTTCACGCATCGGGCAGTGAGGGACGAGTCGAAGCCGTGCGCGACCTTTTCGGCATGACCTGGATCGCGGAGGATCTCGATCTGCCGGCGATCGAGGCGTGA
- a CDS encoding urease accessory protein UreE yields the protein MIRATHVIRRDRLGSGEIVDRIVLDSNDRHRRRMAMRGVGGTAFLLDLAEATVLDDGDALALEDGRLVWVEAAPEALLEIRAPTPHALKRLIWHIGNRHIPAEIGEEAVWIGHDHVLAEMVRGLGGSAEPVTRPFRPEGGAYADGHAHEHGRGHSHAHPHAHD from the coding sequence ATGATCCGCGCCACCCACGTCATCCGCCGCGACCGTCTCGGCTCCGGCGAGATCGTCGATCGCATCGTGCTCGACTCGAATGACCGGCATCGCCGCCGCATGGCGATGCGCGGCGTCGGTGGCACCGCGTTCCTGCTGGACCTCGCCGAGGCCACCGTGCTCGATGACGGCGACGCCCTCGCGCTGGAGGACGGACGGCTCGTCTGGGTCGAGGCGGCGCCCGAGGCTCTGCTGGAAATCCGCGCGCCCACCCCGCACGCCCTCAAGCGGCTGATCTGGCATATCGGCAACCGTCACATCCCCGCCGAGATCGGCGAGGAGGCGGTTTGGATCGGTCACGACCACGTGCTCGCCGAGATGGTGCGGGGTTTGGGCGGCAGCGCCGAGCCGGTGACGCGGCCGTTCCGGCCCGAGGGCGGCGCCTATGCCGACGGTCATGCTCATGAGCACGGTCGCGGGCATTCGCACGCCCACCCGCACGCCCATGATTGA
- the ureC gene encoding urease subunit alpha has protein sequence MSARLPRAAYAAMFGPTTGDRIRLADTSLEIEVERDLTTYGEEVKFGGGKVIRDGMGQSQATNAAGAVDTVITNAVVLDHWGVVKCDVGIVRGRIVKLGKAGNPDVQANVDIVVGPGTEVIAGEGKILTAGGFDSHIHFICPQQIEEALCSGVTTMLGGGTGPAHGTFATTCTPGPWHIARMIEAADAFPMNLAFAGKGNASVPGALEEMIRAGACAMKLHEDWGTTPAAIDTCLSVADAFDVQVMIHTDTLNESGFVEDTIAAFKGRTIHAFHTEGAGGGHAPDIMRVAGLPNVLPSSTNPTRPFTKNTIDEHLDMLMVCHHLDPSIPEDLAFAESRIRKETIAAEDILHDIGALSMMSSDSQAMGRVGEVVIRTWQTADKMKRQRGALPGDASGNDNLRARRYVAKYTINPAIAHGVSRHIGSVEPGKLADLVLWTPAFFGVKPDLVLKGGMIATAPMGDPNASIPTPQPVHYRPMFGAYGRAPYATALTFVSRAALEDGVKEKLRVSKELVAVENVRGGISKKSMILNDATPVIEIDPETYDVRADGELLVCEPAEILPMAQRYFLF, from the coding sequence ATGTCTGCCCGTTTGCCCCGCGCGGCCTATGCCGCCATGTTCGGACCGACCACCGGCGACCGCATTCGCCTCGCCGACACGAGCCTGGAGATCGAGGTCGAGCGCGATCTCACCACCTACGGCGAGGAGGTGAAGTTCGGCGGCGGCAAGGTGATCCGCGACGGGATGGGGCAATCCCAGGCGACCAACGCCGCGGGCGCCGTCGATACCGTCATCACCAACGCGGTCGTGCTCGACCATTGGGGCGTGGTGAAGTGCGATGTCGGCATCGTGCGCGGCCGTATCGTCAAGCTCGGCAAGGCCGGCAATCCGGACGTTCAGGCCAATGTCGACATCGTCGTCGGCCCCGGCACCGAGGTGATCGCGGGTGAAGGAAAGATCCTCACGGCCGGCGGCTTCGACAGCCACATCCACTTCATCTGCCCGCAGCAGATCGAGGAGGCGCTCTGCTCCGGCGTCACGACGATGCTCGGCGGCGGCACCGGGCCGGCGCACGGCACCTTCGCCACCACCTGCACGCCCGGCCCCTGGCACATCGCCCGGATGATCGAGGCGGCGGACGCCTTCCCGATGAACCTCGCCTTTGCCGGCAAGGGCAACGCCTCGGTGCCCGGTGCGCTGGAGGAGATGATCCGCGCCGGCGCCTGCGCCATGAAGCTGCACGAGGATTGGGGGACGACGCCGGCCGCGATCGACACTTGCCTCTCGGTGGCCGATGCCTTCGACGTACAGGTCATGATCCACACCGACACGCTCAACGAATCGGGCTTCGTCGAGGACACGATCGCCGCCTTCAAGGGTCGCACCATCCACGCCTTCCACACCGAGGGCGCGGGCGGCGGCCATGCGCCGGACATCATGCGGGTGGCCGGCCTGCCGAACGTACTCCCGTCGTCGACGAACCCGACGCGCCCCTTCACCAAGAACACCATCGACGAGCATCTCGACATGCTGATGGTGTGCCACCACCTCGACCCGTCGATTCCCGAGGATCTCGCCTTCGCCGAGAGCCGCATCCGTAAGGAAACCATCGCGGCCGAGGACATCCTGCACGATATCGGCGCGCTCTCGATGATGTCGTCCGACAGTCAGGCCATGGGCCGGGTCGGCGAGGTCGTGATCCGCACGTGGCAGACGGCGGACAAGATGAAGCGCCAGCGCGGCGCTTTACCCGGCGATGCTTCGGGCAACGACAACCTGCGTGCCCGGCGCTACGTGGCGAAATACACGATCAACCCGGCCATCGCGCATGGCGTGTCGCGCCATATCGGCTCGGTGGAGCCGGGCAAGCTCGCCGACCTTGTGCTGTGGACGCCGGCCTTCTTCGGCGTGAAGCCGGACCTCGTCCTCAAGGGCGGCATGATCGCCACCGCGCCGATGGGCGACCCCAACGCCTCGATCCCCACACCGCAGCCGGTGCATTACCGGCCGATGTTCGGCGCCTATGGCCGCGCACCCTACGCCACCGCGCTCACCTTCGTCTCGCGGGCGGCGCTCGAGGACGGCGTGAAGGAGAAACTGCGCGTCTCCAAGGAGTTGGTGGCGGTCGAGAACGTGCGCGGCGGCATCTCGAAGAAGAGCATGATCCTCAACGACGCGACCCCGGTGATCGAGATCGACCCCGAGACCTACGACGTGCGCGCCGACGGCGAATTGCTGGTCTGCGAGCCGGCGGAGATCCTGCCGATGGCGCAGCGCTATTTCCTGTTCTGA